Proteins from a genomic interval of Salvelinus alpinus chromosome 7, SLU_Salpinus.1, whole genome shotgun sequence:
- the ndufc1 gene encoding NADH dehydrogenase [ubiquinone] 1 subunit C1, mitochondrial, translating into MTLNRLLLRAASVSKIGSRSAFTAAKPDHTNPNWLRVGLAFGTSAFLWGLLFKQHSTDVHEYKVRNGLE; encoded by the exons ATGACACTAAATCGTTTATTACTACGGGCAGCAAGCGTCAGCAAGA TTGGGAGTCGGTCTGCGTTCACCGCAGCAAAGCCAGATCACACCAACCCCAACTGGCTGCGTGTGGGCCTAGCGTTCGGGACGTCCGCTTTCCTCTGGGGCCTG CTCTTCAAACAGCACAGCACTGATGTGCATGAGTACAAAGTGAGGAATGGCCTGGAATGA
- the LOC139581244 gene encoding N-alpha-acetyltransferase 15, NatA auxiliary subunit-like isoform X1 — protein sequence MPSITLPPKENALFKRILRCYEHKQYRNGLKFCKQILSNPKFAEHGETLAMKGLTLNCLGKKEDAYELVRRGLRNDLKSHVCWHVYGLLQRSDKKYDEAIKCYRNALKWDKDNLQILRDLSLLQIQMRDLEGYRETRYQLLQLRPAQRASWIGYAVAYHLLEDFEMAAKIVEEFRKTQQTSPDKVDYEYSELLLYQNQVLREAGLFKEALEHLTTYEKQICDKLAVEETRGELLLQLDRSEEATEVYRQLQERNPENWAYYQGLEKALKPACIEERQKLYEEAWVKYPKGLVPRRLPLTFLTGEKFRECLDCYLRMNFSKGCPPVFTTLKSLYHDKEKLSIIEELVVGYETCLKSCRKFNQSDDGKEEPPTTLLWVQYFLAQHFDHVGQQTLALDYINTAIESTPTLIELFLIKAKIYKHAGNIKEAARWMDEAQALDTADRFINSKCAKYMLKAGLVKEAEEMCSKFTREGASAVENLNEMQCMWYQTECALAYKSMNKFGDALKKCHEIERHFVEITDDQFDFHTYCMRKMTLRSYVDLLKLEDVLRMHPFYYKAARTAIQIYLGLHDNPLTDDNKEHQADAENLNDKELKKLRNKQRRAQKKAQLEEEKKNAEKEKQLKNQKKKKEDDDEEIGGPKEELIPDKLAKVENPLEEAVKFLTPLKNLVKNKIETHLLAFEIYFRKEKYLLMLQSVKRAFSMEPSHPWLHQCLVRFFKGVSDSKDLPEAVRTVLKQEISRLFGESNPQNFNKNYLSQHSNSIPHRVAAAKMMFYLDPSSDKMASELATALDESLTGRSITICTDVLEALREGNLGDGQQKAAEAYRAACNKLYPHTLAFMPPGYEDNATSTISANGDLSAGEHDDMANDM from the exons ATGCCCTCAATTACTCTACCGCCGAAGGAGAACGCTCTATTCAAGAGAATATTG AGATGCTATGAGCACAAGCAGTACAGAAATGGACTCAAGTTCTGCAAACAGATCCTCTCCAACCCAAAGTTCGCCGAGCATGGAG AGACGCTGGCGATGAAGGGACTGACCCTGAACTGTCTGGGGAAGAAGGAGGATGCGTACGAGCTGGTGAGACGAGGCCTGCGCAACGACCTCAAGAGCCATGTCT GCTGGCATGTGTACGGTCTGCTGCAGCGGTCGGATAAGAAGTACGACGAGGCCATCAAGTGCTACCGCAATGCTCTGAAGTGGGACAAGGACAACCTGCAGATCCTCAGGGACCTTTCACTTCTCCAAATCCAGATGAGAGACCTGGAGGGCTACAGG gagacCCGCTATCAGCTCCTGCAGCTGCGTCCTGCGCAGAGGGCCTCATGGATCGGCTACGCCGTGGCCTACCACCTGCTGGAGGACTTTGAGATGGCCGCCAAGATCGTTGAGGAGTTTCGCAAAACGCAACAG ACGTCACCAGACAAAGTGGACTATGAGTACAGTGAGCTGCTGCTGTACCAGAACCAGGTGCTCAGGGAGGCGGGGCTGTTCAAGGAAGCACTGGAGCACCTCACCACCTATGAGAAACAGATCTGTGACAAGCTTGCCGTGGAGGAGacacgag GAGAGCTGCTACTGCAGCTAGACCGCTCGGAGGAGGCCACTGAGGTCTACCGACAACTCCAGGAGAGGAACCCTGAGAACTGGGCCTACTACCAGGGTCTGGAGAAAGCACTGAAACCAG CTTGCATAGAGGAGAGGCAGAAGCTCTATGAGGAGGCGTGGGTGAAGTATCCCAAAGGACTTGTTCCCCGGAGGCTGCCTCTCACATTCCTAACAG GTGAGAAGTTCCGTGAATGTCTGGACTGCTATCTGAGGATGAACTTCAGTAAAGGCTGTCCGCCCGTCTTCACCACTCTGAAGTCCCTGTATCACGACAAGGAGAAG TTGTCCATCATTGAAGAATTAGTGGTTGGATACGAGACGTGTTTGAAAAGCTGTCGAAAGTTCAATCAAAGTG atgACGGTAAGGAGGAGCCCCCCACCACTCTGCTGTGGGTCCAGTATTTCCTGGCTCAGCACTTTGACCACGTGGGCCAGCAGACGCTAGCCCTGGACTACATCAACACAGCTATCGAGAGCACACCCACGCTCATAGAACTGTTCCTCATCAAGGCCAAAATATACAAG CATGCAGGTAACATAAAGGAAGCAGCCAGGTGGATGGATGAGGCCCAGGCTCTGGACACTGCTGACCGCTTCATCAACTCAAAGTGTGCCAAGTACATGTTGAAGGCCGGCCTGGTCAAAGAGGCAGAAGAGATGTGCTCCAAGTTCACAAGG GAGGGTGCGTCAGCGGTAGAGAATCTGAATGAGATGCAGTGTATGTGGTACCAGACAGAATGTGCTCTGGCCTACAAGTCCATGAACAAGTTTGGAGACGCACTCAAGAAGTGCCACGAGATTGAGAGG CATTTTGTGGAGATCACAGACGACCAGTTCGACTTCCACACGTACTGCATGAGGAAAATGACGCTGCGATCCTACGTGGACCTGCTCAAGCTGGAGGACGTGCTGCGCATGCACCCCTTCTATTACAAAGCTGCCCGCACCGCCATCCAGATCTACCTCGGCCTGCACGACAACCCACTCACCGACGACAACAAGGAACACCAAGCCGACGCCG AGAACCTGAATGACAAGGAGCTAAAGAAGCTTAGGAACAAGCAGAGACGAGCCCAGAAGAAAGCCCaactagaggaggagaagaagaacgcAGAGAAGGAGAAGCAGCTGAAGaaccagaagaagaagaaagaagatGACGACGAGGAGATCGGAGGACCAAAGGAGGAGCTCATACCAGACAAACtggccaag GTGGAGAACCCACTAGAGGAGGCAGTTAAGTTTTTAACCCCCCTGAAAAACCTGGTGAAGAACAAGATTGAGACTCACCTCCTGGCCTTCGAGATCTACTTCAGGAAAG AGAAGTACCTGCTGATGTTGCAGTCGGTGAAGAGAGCATTCTCCATGGAGCCCTCTCACCCCTGGCTGCACCAGTGTCTAGTGCGCTTCTTCAAAGGAG TGTCTGACAGTAAGGACCTACCGGAGGCTGTGCGGACTGTTTTGAAGCAGGAGATCTCACGGCTGTTTGGGGAGAGCAACCCCCAGAACTTTAACAAGAACTACCTGAGCCAACACTCCAACTCTATACCACACCGCGTGGCTG CTGCTAAGATGATGTTCTATCTGGACCCGTCCTCTGACAAGATGGCCTCTGAGCTGGCTACAGCGCTGGATGAGTCCCTCACTGGGAGAAGCATCACG ATCTGCACAGATGTGCTGGAGGCGCTGCGTGAGGGTAATCTCGGCGATGGGCAGCAGAAGGCCGCGGAGGCGTACCGCGCCGCGTGTAACAAGCTGTACCCCCACACCTTGGCCTTCATGCCCCCCGGCTATGAGGACAACGCCACCTCCACCATCAGCGCCAACGGAGACCTGTCAGCAGGCGAGCACGACGACATGGCCAACGACATGTGA
- the LOC139581244 gene encoding N-alpha-acetyltransferase 15, NatA auxiliary subunit-like isoform X2, producing the protein MKGLTLNCLGKKEDAYELVRRGLRNDLKSHVCWHVYGLLQRSDKKYDEAIKCYRNALKWDKDNLQILRDLSLLQIQMRDLEGYRETRYQLLQLRPAQRASWIGYAVAYHLLEDFEMAAKIVEEFRKTQQTSPDKVDYEYSELLLYQNQVLREAGLFKEALEHLTTYEKQICDKLAVEETRGELLLQLDRSEEATEVYRQLQERNPENWAYYQGLEKALKPACIEERQKLYEEAWVKYPKGLVPRRLPLTFLTGEKFRECLDCYLRMNFSKGCPPVFTTLKSLYHDKEKLSIIEELVVGYETCLKSCRKFNQSDDGKEEPPTTLLWVQYFLAQHFDHVGQQTLALDYINTAIESTPTLIELFLIKAKIYKHAGNIKEAARWMDEAQALDTADRFINSKCAKYMLKAGLVKEAEEMCSKFTREGASAVENLNEMQCMWYQTECALAYKSMNKFGDALKKCHEIERHFVEITDDQFDFHTYCMRKMTLRSYVDLLKLEDVLRMHPFYYKAARTAIQIYLGLHDNPLTDDNKEHQADAENLNDKELKKLRNKQRRAQKKAQLEEEKKNAEKEKQLKNQKKKKEDDDEEIGGPKEELIPDKLAKVENPLEEAVKFLTPLKNLVKNKIETHLLAFEIYFRKEKYLLMLQSVKRAFSMEPSHPWLHQCLVRFFKGVSDSKDLPEAVRTVLKQEISRLFGESNPQNFNKNYLSQHSNSIPHRVAAAKMMFYLDPSSDKMASELATALDESLTGRSITICTDVLEALREGNLGDGQQKAAEAYRAACNKLYPHTLAFMPPGYEDNATSTISANGDLSAGEHDDMANDM; encoded by the exons ATGAAGGGACTGACCCTGAACTGTCTGGGGAAGAAGGAGGATGCGTACGAGCTGGTGAGACGAGGCCTGCGCAACGACCTCAAGAGCCATGTCT GCTGGCATGTGTACGGTCTGCTGCAGCGGTCGGATAAGAAGTACGACGAGGCCATCAAGTGCTACCGCAATGCTCTGAAGTGGGACAAGGACAACCTGCAGATCCTCAGGGACCTTTCACTTCTCCAAATCCAGATGAGAGACCTGGAGGGCTACAGG gagacCCGCTATCAGCTCCTGCAGCTGCGTCCTGCGCAGAGGGCCTCATGGATCGGCTACGCCGTGGCCTACCACCTGCTGGAGGACTTTGAGATGGCCGCCAAGATCGTTGAGGAGTTTCGCAAAACGCAACAG ACGTCACCAGACAAAGTGGACTATGAGTACAGTGAGCTGCTGCTGTACCAGAACCAGGTGCTCAGGGAGGCGGGGCTGTTCAAGGAAGCACTGGAGCACCTCACCACCTATGAGAAACAGATCTGTGACAAGCTTGCCGTGGAGGAGacacgag GAGAGCTGCTACTGCAGCTAGACCGCTCGGAGGAGGCCACTGAGGTCTACCGACAACTCCAGGAGAGGAACCCTGAGAACTGGGCCTACTACCAGGGTCTGGAGAAAGCACTGAAACCAG CTTGCATAGAGGAGAGGCAGAAGCTCTATGAGGAGGCGTGGGTGAAGTATCCCAAAGGACTTGTTCCCCGGAGGCTGCCTCTCACATTCCTAACAG GTGAGAAGTTCCGTGAATGTCTGGACTGCTATCTGAGGATGAACTTCAGTAAAGGCTGTCCGCCCGTCTTCACCACTCTGAAGTCCCTGTATCACGACAAGGAGAAG TTGTCCATCATTGAAGAATTAGTGGTTGGATACGAGACGTGTTTGAAAAGCTGTCGAAAGTTCAATCAAAGTG atgACGGTAAGGAGGAGCCCCCCACCACTCTGCTGTGGGTCCAGTATTTCCTGGCTCAGCACTTTGACCACGTGGGCCAGCAGACGCTAGCCCTGGACTACATCAACACAGCTATCGAGAGCACACCCACGCTCATAGAACTGTTCCTCATCAAGGCCAAAATATACAAG CATGCAGGTAACATAAAGGAAGCAGCCAGGTGGATGGATGAGGCCCAGGCTCTGGACACTGCTGACCGCTTCATCAACTCAAAGTGTGCCAAGTACATGTTGAAGGCCGGCCTGGTCAAAGAGGCAGAAGAGATGTGCTCCAAGTTCACAAGG GAGGGTGCGTCAGCGGTAGAGAATCTGAATGAGATGCAGTGTATGTGGTACCAGACAGAATGTGCTCTGGCCTACAAGTCCATGAACAAGTTTGGAGACGCACTCAAGAAGTGCCACGAGATTGAGAGG CATTTTGTGGAGATCACAGACGACCAGTTCGACTTCCACACGTACTGCATGAGGAAAATGACGCTGCGATCCTACGTGGACCTGCTCAAGCTGGAGGACGTGCTGCGCATGCACCCCTTCTATTACAAAGCTGCCCGCACCGCCATCCAGATCTACCTCGGCCTGCACGACAACCCACTCACCGACGACAACAAGGAACACCAAGCCGACGCCG AGAACCTGAATGACAAGGAGCTAAAGAAGCTTAGGAACAAGCAGAGACGAGCCCAGAAGAAAGCCCaactagaggaggagaagaagaacgcAGAGAAGGAGAAGCAGCTGAAGaaccagaagaagaagaaagaagatGACGACGAGGAGATCGGAGGACCAAAGGAGGAGCTCATACCAGACAAACtggccaag GTGGAGAACCCACTAGAGGAGGCAGTTAAGTTTTTAACCCCCCTGAAAAACCTGGTGAAGAACAAGATTGAGACTCACCTCCTGGCCTTCGAGATCTACTTCAGGAAAG AGAAGTACCTGCTGATGTTGCAGTCGGTGAAGAGAGCATTCTCCATGGAGCCCTCTCACCCCTGGCTGCACCAGTGTCTAGTGCGCTTCTTCAAAGGAG TGTCTGACAGTAAGGACCTACCGGAGGCTGTGCGGACTGTTTTGAAGCAGGAGATCTCACGGCTGTTTGGGGAGAGCAACCCCCAGAACTTTAACAAGAACTACCTGAGCCAACACTCCAACTCTATACCACACCGCGTGGCTG CTGCTAAGATGATGTTCTATCTGGACCCGTCCTCTGACAAGATGGCCTCTGAGCTGGCTACAGCGCTGGATGAGTCCCTCACTGGGAGAAGCATCACG ATCTGCACAGATGTGCTGGAGGCGCTGCGTGAGGGTAATCTCGGCGATGGGCAGCAGAAGGCCGCGGAGGCGTACCGCGCCGCGTGTAACAAGCTGTACCCCCACACCTTGGCCTTCATGCCCCCCGGCTATGAGGACAACGCCACCTCCACCATCAGCGCCAACGGAGACCTGTCAGCAGGCGAGCACGACGACATGGCCAACGACATGTGA